The Thermodesulfobacterium sp. TA1 sequence CTTTTAGGAAAAGAAATCAACCTACTTTTTATTACAGCCCTTCTTACCTTGGCAGGTTATTCTTTAACCGACACGGTGGTAATTTTTGACCGTATCAGAGAAAACTTGCAAAAATACAGTTTTGCTAACTTTGATCAGCTTATCAACAAGAGTATTAACGATGTATTTTCTCGAACGATAATCACAGTGCTTACTACTCTTTTTGGGTCTTTGAGCCTTCTTTTGTTTGGAGGGGTCGTGATAAGAGATTTTGCTTTAGCTTTAACCATAGGTTTTATCGTTGGAACCTACAGTTCTATTTTCTTAGCTTCGCCTTTATTACAGGTGTTACATAAAGGAAAACTTCCGCAATTTAAATAAGGAGGTCTCCAGGTTTAAACCTTCTGCCGCAGGCAAACTCAAACCCAGACATCTTTTTTTTTCCTTCTGGCTGGACTTCTATCAACAGAATAGCTCCTTCTGAGGTTGCCACCAAAAGCCCTTCTTGGTTTATTCTTAGAATTTTCCCTGGGATTTCCTTTTCGGAAGGTTGGGCTTTCGCCTGGTAAACCTTAAAGATTTTTCCCTGGATATAGGTATAGGCTGTAGGCCATGGGATAAAGGCTTTTACCTTTCTTTCTATAAGCCAGGCAGGGTCTTCGAAGGTAAAAAATCCGTCCTCTTTTTTCAGCAAAGGTGCATAAGAAACCCCTTCATCAGGCTGAGGAGTAGGTTTTAATAAACCTTTTTTATGTAGTTCTATGGCTTCTAAGATAGCTTCTTTTCCAAGTTGGCTAAGCTTTTGGGATAAGGTTAAGGCGTTATCCTCTGGATTTATAGGTATTTTTTTTTGTAAAAGGATAGGACCGGTGTCTAAGCCTTCATCCATAAGCATGATGGTTATCCCTGTCTCTTTTTCTCCTTCTAAAATAGCCCAGTTGATAGGAGAAGCCCCTCTATACTTAGGTAATAAAGAAGCATGTATGTTCCAGCATCCAAACTTAGGGACCTCTAAGACTTCCTTAGGTAAAATCTTCCCATAAGCGCAAACTACGATAAGCTCTGGAGATAAGTCTTTTAAAGCCTTTAAAAACTCTTCGTTTCCTTTTATCTTTGGAGGGTCTAATACATAAAGCCCTTTTCCTAAAGCCCAACTTTTTACCGCACAGGGTAAGGTTTTTAATCCTCTTCCTTGGGGCTTGTCTGGTTGGGTAACTACTGCAAGAACTTTTTCTTTCTCATAAAGACCCTCAAGAGGATGGATGGCAAACTCTGGACTTCCAAAATAAACGATACGATACCTCATTTTTTCTCCCTTTCTATTAAAAATCTTTTATAGGATCATCAAAATTGTTTGTTGTATAAACCAAAAAATCGATTATGTTTAATCAATTTAACAAAAGTTAAGAAAAATAAAAGGCTGGTTAGGTGAATAACTTGAAATATTTATCTTAATCAGGAGGTTCTTTATGGATCTTATTCATGCGGCGATTTTAGGGATAGTAGAAGGTTTAACCGAGTTTTTACCTGTTTCTTCTACAGGCCATCTTATCCTTACCGCTCATATCTTAGGAATTCCTCATACTAACTTTACCAAGACCTTTGAAATAGCCATTCAGTTGGGTTCTATTCTTGCGATTTTGTTTCTTTATTTTGAGAGGTTTTTAAAAGATTTTGAAACTTGGAAAAGGATTATTTTAGCCTTTATTCCTACAGGGGTTTTAGGTTTTCTGCTGTATAAAATTATTAAAAAATTTTTTATAGGTAATGACCTTTTAGTAGTAATAAACTTAATTTTAGGAGGAGTAGTTCTTTTATTTGTAGATAGACTCTTTCAGAAGGGTAAGAAAATGGAAGATGTTAAGGAAGTTAGCCTGAAGAAAGCCCCTTTAATAGGAATTTTTCAAGCTTTAGCGATGGTTCCTGGGGTTTCTCGTTCTGCAGCAACCATCATAGGAGGGATGTTGGTAGGACTTAACCGAAAGGCTGCGGCGGAATTTTCTTTTATGTTAGCTTTTCCAACCATGTTTGCTGCAACCAGTTATGATTTATTTAAATCCTACTCAGAAATATCTTTCCAGGACTGGCAAACCCTTTTGGTAGGTTTTATCTTTGCCTTTATTACCGCTTTAATAACCGTTAAAACCTTTCTTAGGTTTATCGCTAAACATAGTTTTTTTGTCTTTGGGGTTTATCGAATTTTAGTAGGTCTTATTTACTTTTTAGTTTTTTTAAGATAAAATTTTATATAAAAATAAAAATCGATAAGGATAACCCTTATGATGAAAAAGATACTTGTGGTTGGTGGGACAGGTTTTGTTGGTGGTTATTTGGTGTCTGAACTGTTAAACCGAGGTTTTAAACCAACCCTCTTGGTAAGAGATTTAGAAAAAGTTAAAACTCGATTCTCAGGTTGTGATTTTATCGTAGGAGATCCTGTAAAAGAAGGAAGTTGGCAAGCTGAAGTTCCGAAGTTTGAAGTAGTAATCAATTTAACCGGCCAAAACATATTTGGAAAATGGACTGAAGAGTACAAGAGACTGATTTTAGAAAGCAGGATTAAATCTACAGAGAACATCGTTAACTCTTTAAAAGAAGGTTCTTTTTTAGTAAACGCTTCAGCCATAGGATATTATGGAGATAGAGGGGATGTTTTGGTAGACGAGACAGCCCCACCAGGGGATGATTTTTTGGCTAAGGTATGTGTAGAATGGGAAAAAAAGGCAAATGCAGCTAAAGAAAAAGGATGTAAGGTTGCTATAACTCGTTTTGGGATTGTGCTTGGAAAGGGAGGGATGATAAAGAAGGTTTTACCTGTGTTTAAATGGGGATTAGGAGGAACCTTAGGCAACGGAAAACAATGGTTTTCCTGGATACATATCCAGGATTTAGTAGCCGGGTTGCTTTTTTTGATAGAAATAGACCTTGAAGGAGTTTTTAATTTTACTTCTCCTCAACCTGTAACCAACAAAGAATTTACCAGGGCTTTGGCTGAGGTTTTAAGAAAGCCTGCCTTTTTTAGGGTTCCTAAATTTATGTTAAAGTTAGTTTTAGGAGAACTGGCTGAAAGTATCCTTGCCAGTATAAAAGCTTATCCAGAAAGATTGATAAAAGAAGGTTTTACGTTTAATTATCCAGAAATAAAGAATGCTTTAAAACATATTATACAAAACTAACCACCAAGGCAGTTTAAAGGTTTTTAAAAAACTAAGTCAATAAATGGATATTACCTATAGATACCTTTTTTAAGCCTGCATTTTTTACAATTTCAATACAACGCAGGGCAAAAACTTTTGAGGTAAGAGGCAAATCTTTCATATAAAAATGGGGATAAAAGGCAAGCAACCTATAGGGAATTTCTGGATTTAAACTTGCAATAAACTTTGCTATTCCTTCCACCTCTTTTTCATCAACATATCCTGGGACAAGAAGGGTACTTGCTGTAAGTAAAGGAACTTCGTTTCTCTGGTTAAAATATTGAGCTACCTCCGCAAAGTTTTCTAAAATTATTTCGTTTCCGTACCCAGTCAAGGCAAAATGAACTTCTTTACTAAAGGCTTTTAAGTCAAATTTAACGATCCCACCAGATTCTAAAGCAAGTTCTACCGCTTTTTTTAAAAAATTTTTTGAAAACAATCCGTTTGTTTCCCAGCAGATGCGAAGTATTTTATTTTTTTTTTATTTTTAAAGCTTTTTGGCTAAACTTTATGGCAAAGTGGGCTTGAGGAGATGGGTCCCCTCCAAAGAAACATACACAGGCTATCTTTTCATTAAGAATAGAAAGCATAGAGTCTATACTAACCCATTTACTCGAAAAAGTAAGCTCTCTAAAACGCCAGTTTTGACAGTAAAGGCAGTTAAGGTTACAGGCATGAAAGAAAACCGCAAGGTTATAGTAGCCTTGTTCAGCTGAAGGTTTGTAAGCGTATTGGGGATAACCTATACCTGTGCCTCCTGGACAAATCCAGTCTGCAACACAGTTTGTTGGTAAAGGGTCAAAATACCAAGAAACCTTAGCTAATCGTGCATCACAACCCGATAAAAAATTTTTTTTGTTTTTCTTAAGTCCGCAATATCCGAAACCTTCATCAGGAATTTTACAAGAGAGAGAACAGATTGAACAAGTTTTTCCTTCGCTTTCCTTAGGAATAATTTTAGGTAGATTAAAGATTTCTCTTGTTTTAGTATGTGCTTTTTGAATAAAGGGAATTGCTTCTTTAAACCTTAGCCTTACGCAGTCTATGCATACACCAATAGTTTGAGAAATAACCAGGCTTTGTTTTTTACAGATAAAGCAAGTTTTGATTTTCATAAATTAAAATTTTAAAACAATATACCCATAAAATAAAGGGTCCACATCCGATACCTTAAATTCTATGATACAGCATGAAAATTTTGATAATGGAAAAGTTACTTATAAAATTAAGGTAATGGGTAAAAGTTAAAAACCGGCTAAAATCAATATATTTTAAATTTTCTTAAATTGTATTACTATAGACTTGAGCTGCTTTTCTGTTATCTCTAAATTTTTTGAAAGATTTAGCATGTTTTGAGTAATCTCTTCTGTAATTTTAGCCTGGTCTTCTATAGCTAAAAACATGTCGTTTATTAGATGTTCTACATTTTCTGCCATTTTATAGTTAGATTCTACGAAAGTATACAGTTCATTTAAGGTTTTTATGTTTTTATCTAAATTCTCTTTAAGGGTAAAGATTGAGTTAGTAAAAAAGTTGATGTTTTTTTCTACAGAAAGGATACTTTCGTTGATATGTTTGGCAAACTGATTGGTTTTATTAGCTAATTTCCTTATTTCTTCTGCAAGGACGGTAAAACCCTTTCCTGCAAGACCAACCCGTGCTGCCTCTATAGAGGCATTTAAAGATAGTATGGTTGTTTGTTCTGCGATGTTATGTATTTCTGTTAAAGAATTTTTAATCTCCTGAAAAGAGGTTTGCATCTTTTGAGAAGTTTCTACAAAAGATTTAAGACTACTTTCTATCACTTTTACCTCTTCTATCATTACATTTATTTTCTTTTTAGATTCTTCTGATTTTTTAACCAAGTTGTCTGTTTCATTTTTAATCGGTAAAATTTTTTCAGAAAGGGTGTTTATGGCAAAATTAAACCTTTCTACCAAGTAGGAAATGTATTTTCCAGACTCTTGAGAAAGTTGTAAAGCCTTGATAAGCGCATTAGAAACATAATTTGAAAGACTTTTTATGTAAGAAAATTTCCAAAGTTTTTGTGCAATTTTTTTAACATTCTTAGGATAAGGGGAAGAGAATGAAGAGCTATCTATCTTTTTGTTTTCTTGTTTAAAGAATTTAAACATGTTTTACTCCCTTAATTAGTAGATTTGGTCGATAATGTCAAGTCCACAAGTAAGGGTTTCAAACCAGTTTAAGAATTTTTTCACGTTATCTCCCTTAAAGATGGCACCATGTTGAGGTGTTATCATGGTTGGATTAAGAGGTCTTACTAAATTTACCCATTTTTTGCATACCTTATTGCTTCCCATATACCTTTTATGGAAACCTTCCATTAGCTTTACATGATTTTCAAAGTTTTCCACAAAAAGATACCTTTCTCCTTTAGGAAAAACTGCAGCCCCTATATCTCCAGAAAACAGAATTTTACTTCTCGTATCAAAAACTGTAAAATTCCCTTTAGAATGAAGAAAATGAGCAGGAATAAAAAGAAGCTTATCTCCTGAAGGTAAGGTTAGTTCTCCTCCTTTGTCCTCTAAAGGAATGGTTCGTTTTAAAGAGTTATAGCCAAAATGAGGAATAAACCTTATCCAAAGTTTGCTTATGTAAACTTTAGCGTTGGTATTTTCTAACCAGGTAATAATCCCTGAGCTTACGTCAGGGTCTTGATGAGAGAAAAAGATATAATCTATATTTTCTATGTCTATGTAATTAGCAACAGCCGCTAAAACCCTTGGGAAAACATAAACTCCGCCTGGGTCAAGAAGGATTCCTCTTCCTTTATTAACGATTAAGTATTGGTTGGTTTGTACTAACCCTTCTTCTTCCTCTTCTTCCCATCCTAACCAGATAAACTTATGGTCGCTGTCCTCGTAAAGGACTATCCCTTTTATCAACTGCTCTCTTTCCATACCTTCTCCTCTTTTAACGGATTTTAATTAAAAATTATAACTAAAAATTAAAAAAGTTAAAGGGTAAAAACAGAGGTTTTTTCTCGTAATTCCTCTTCTATCTTTTTAATATCTTCTGTAGTATCAAGAAGGATAGAAATGTTTTTCTTTAGTTCTTGCACACCTTCTGCAACGCTTCCTACATCCTTTGCCACAGCCTCAGACGTTACACTCATCTCTTCTGTTGCAGAAGCTATGCTCTGTATCATCTCTTGCAATCTCTCGGCAGCATCTGCTATCTTAGCTAAGATAGCAGCAGCATCCTCAGAAAGTTTGGTACCGTTTTCTACCTTTTTACCTATGTCTTCTACCTCTTGTTTAACCTCAGAAACCACACCTTTTATCTCTCTTATCGTATTTGCTATCTCATCGGTAGACTTGTTGGTTCTTTCAGCAAGCTTTCTTATCTCTCCTGCAACTACGGCAAAAGATTTACCGTGTTCCCCAGCCCTTGCAGCCTCAATCGTTGCGTTTAAGGCAAGAAGGTTTGTTTGTTCGGCTACGTCTTTTATAAACTCTATTACGTTTTCAATGGCTTTAGTTCTTTCTTCTAAGGTATACATAACCTCTTTAAGCTTATTTGTGGTTTTTTCGATAATCTTTACTTCAGAGGCGGTTTTAAGAGTATAATTTTCTCCTTCTTTTGCGATTTCGGCGGTTTTCTTAGATTCTTCTAAGATGTTGGTTGTGTTTTTAGCAATGTCAACCACAGTTATGCTCATCTCTTCGGCAGCAGAAGCAATTTGAGAAGCTTTTTCTGTTTGCAAGTCCAAATTGTCTTTAAACTGATTAGAAGCATTTGTTAAACCAACGGCTAATTGAGATAAATTTTCTGAAACATCCTTTACACTAAAAATTATGGCTTTAAGATTATTGACAGCTTCGTCTAAACTGTTAGCAATCTTACCTATCTCATCTTTTCTTTGAGTTTTAAACTGAATGTTTAAATTGCCTTGTCCAAACAGCCTTATTTTTTCTTCAAGTTCAGAAATCGGATTAGAAATGGACCGCACAGATAAAAAGGCTAATAAAACCACGATAAATAAAATACCAAAAATAATTACAACCGTTTTTATAATGTTCCTTTTTATAGCCTGGGTAAAGGCTTTATCAACGTCGTCTATGTATATCCCTGTTCCGATATACCAGTTCCATGGTTCAAACTTAACCACATAAGAAAGCTTAGGATAAAACTCTTGGGTTACTCCTCCTTGTTTTAATGGTTTAGGCCATTTATACCACACAAAAGCATGTCCTGTTTTGGAGGCAGTTTCTACCAAAAGGGTAAAAAGGTTTTGGTTGTTAACCTTTTCTTCTTTAGCAGAAAGGTCTGTTTGTCTCATATAGGCTACATTAAACTTAGAATCAGAAAGAGGTTTTCCTTCAAGCTGAGGAACCGTTGGATGCATTATCATTATAGGATAAGGTAAAGTACCATCGTTTATCCAAAAATAGTTAATCCCTTCTTCATAGCGAAGACTTTTTAAGGTAAGCTTAGCCTTTTCTTTAGCCTCTTCCTCTGTAAGGTTTCCTGCTTGATAAAGGTTGTAATAATTTTTAACCACAGAAAGGGCGATTTCTCCTTTGTTCATCAGGTCTAATTTCTTTTCTCTTAAAATTGCTTCTTTTAAATAAAAAGACTGCAATAAGAAAAAAATCACATAACCGATTAAAGAAAAAAGAATTAAAATCAAAAGCTTACCCTTGATACTTAAGTTTTCAAACTTTTTCATTTCACACCTCCTGTTTATAACAACCTTTTTATATTTAAAAATTTAATAAATTTTAATTAAATATTAAAGGTAATGTGATTTTTTTAGCAAATATGGGTTTTCGTTATCTTTTTGTTACTTTTTATAAAAAACAACAAAAAACTGAAATCTTTTGATAAAGTCTTCATTAAGTCTTTACATCAATTCGTTAAGATGTTATAATTAAAAACATGGAAGAAAAAAGGTATGGTGAATTAGCTATAGAACAGGCAAAGCTTGAACCCTGGCCAAATCCTTATCCAGATAGAGATTACACCATAACCATTACTTTTCCAGAGTTTACTTGTCTTTGCCCCAGGTCTGGATATCCAGACTTTGCGGTTATCAAGATTGAATATGTACCAAATGAAAAAATAATCGAGCTAAGGTCTTTAAAACTGTGGCTCAACAAGTTTAGAAATCGCTATATTTCTCACGAAGCCGCAACCAACGAGATTTTTGATGCCCTCTGGAAGGTTTTAGAACCTAAAAAATTAAAGGTAGTAGGTGATTTCCATCCCAGAGGGAATGTTCATACGGTTATCACCGTAGAAAAGCCTTAAAACCTTAGCCTTAAAACCTTGGAAACTTTAAAACCGTAAAATTTTTAAAACTTCCTTAAATTTTTAAGGATTATTCCCTACGATAGCGCTATAAAGCTCTGTCTCCGTATCTATAGGATATTTCCCTTTAACTACCGTAAAATAA is a genomic window containing:
- the fmt gene encoding methionyl-tRNA formyltransferase, whose product is MRYRIVYFGSPEFAIHPLEGLYEKEKVLAVVTQPDKPQGRGLKTLPCAVKSWALGKGLYVLDPPKIKGNEEFLKALKDLSPELIVVCAYGKILPKEVLEVPKFGCWNIHASLLPKYRGASPINWAILEGEKETGITIMLMDEGLDTGPILLQKKIPINPEDNALTLSQKLSQLGKEAILEAIELHKKGLLKPTPQPDEGVSYAPLLKKEDGFFTFEDPAWLIERKVKAFIPWPTAYTYIQGKIFKVYQAKAQPSEKEIPGKILRINQEGLLVATSEGAILLIEVQPEGKKKMSGFEFACGRRFKPGDLLI
- a CDS encoding undecaprenyl-diphosphate phosphatase, whose product is MDLIHAAILGIVEGLTEFLPVSSTGHLILTAHILGIPHTNFTKTFEIAIQLGSILAILFLYFERFLKDFETWKRIILAFIPTGVLGFLLYKIIKKFFIGNDLLVVINLILGGVVLLFVDRLFQKGKKMEDVKEVSLKKAPLIGIFQALAMVPGVSRSAATIIGGMLVGLNRKAAAEFSFMLAFPTMFAATSYDLFKSYSEISFQDWQTLLVGFIFAFITALITVKTFLRFIAKHSFFVFGVYRILVGLIYFLVFLR
- a CDS encoding TIGR01777 family oxidoreductase, translated to MKKILVVGGTGFVGGYLVSELLNRGFKPTLLVRDLEKVKTRFSGCDFIVGDPVKEGSWQAEVPKFEVVINLTGQNIFGKWTEEYKRLILESRIKSTENIVNSLKEGSFLVNASAIGYYGDRGDVLVDETAPPGDDFLAKVCVEWEKKANAAKEKGCKVAITRFGIVLGKGGMIKKVLPVFKWGLGGTLGNGKQWFSWIHIQDLVAGLLFLIEIDLEGVFNFTSPQPVTNKEFTRALAEVLRKPAFFRVPKFMLKLVLGELAESILASIKAYPERLIKEGFTFNYPEIKNALKHIIQN
- a CDS encoding radical SAM protein; translated protein: MKIKTCFICKKQSLVISQTIGVCIDCVRLRFKEAIPFIQKAHTKTREIFNLPKIIPKESEGKTCSICSLSCKIPDEGFGYCGLKKNKKNFLSGCDARLAKVSWYFDPLPTNCVADWICPGGTGIGYPQYAYKPSAEQGYYNLAVFFHACNLNCLYCQNWRFRELTFSSKWVSIDSMLSILNEKIACVCFFGGDPSPQAHFAIKFSQKALKIKKK
- a CDS encoding methyl-accepting chemotaxis protein, yielding MFKFFKQENKKIDSSSFSSPYPKNVKKIAQKLWKFSYIKSLSNYVSNALIKALQLSQESGKYISYLVERFNFAINTLSEKILPIKNETDNLVKKSEESKKKINVMIEEVKVIESSLKSFVETSQKMQTSFQEIKNSLTEIHNIAEQTTILSLNASIEAARVGLAGKGFTVLAEEIRKLANKTNQFAKHINESILSVEKNINFFTNSIFTLKENLDKNIKTLNELYTFVESNYKMAENVEHLINDMFLAIEDQAKITEEITQNMLNLSKNLEITEKQLKSIVIQFKKI
- a CDS encoding MBL fold metallo-hydrolase, with amino-acid sequence MEREQLIKGIVLYEDSDHKFIWLGWEEEEEEGLVQTNQYLIVNKGRGILLDPGGVYVFPRVLAAVANYIDIENIDYIFFSHQDPDVSSGIITWLENTNAKVYISKLWIRFIPHFGYNSLKRTIPLEDKGGELTLPSGDKLLFIPAHFLHSKGNFTVFDTRSKILFSGDIGAAVFPKGERYLFVENFENHVKLMEGFHKRYMGSNKVCKKWVNLVRPLNPTMITPQHGAIFKGDNVKKFLNWFETLTCGLDIIDQIY
- a CDS encoding methyl-accepting chemotaxis protein, which translates into the protein MKKFENLSIKGKLLILILFSLIGYVIFFLLQSFYLKEAILREKKLDLMNKGEIALSVVKNYYNLYQAGNLTEEEAKEKAKLTLKSLRYEEGINYFWINDGTLPYPIMIMHPTVPQLEGKPLSDSKFNVAYMRQTDLSAKEEKVNNQNLFTLLVETASKTGHAFVWYKWPKPLKQGGVTQEFYPKLSYVVKFEPWNWYIGTGIYIDDVDKAFTQAIKRNIIKTVVIIFGILFIVVLLAFLSVRSISNPISELEEKIRLFGQGNLNIQFKTQRKDEIGKIANSLDEAVNNLKAIIFSVKDVSENLSQLAVGLTNASNQFKDNLDLQTEKASQIASAAEEMSITVVDIAKNTTNILEESKKTAEIAKEGENYTLKTASEVKIIEKTTNKLKEVMYTLEERTKAIENVIEFIKDVAEQTNLLALNATIEAARAGEHGKSFAVVAGEIRKLAERTNKSTDEIANTIREIKGVVSEVKQEVEDIGKKVENGTKLSEDAAAILAKIADAAERLQEMIQSIASATEEMSVTSEAVAKDVGSVAEGVQELKKNISILLDTTEDIKKIEEELREKTSVFTL
- the queF gene encoding preQ(1) synthase, translating into MEEKRYGELAIEQAKLEPWPNPYPDRDYTITITFPEFTCLCPRSGYPDFAVIKIEYVPNEKIIELRSLKLWLNKFRNRYISHEAATNEIFDALWKVLEPKKLKVVGDFHPRGNVHTVITVEKP